One Merismopedia glauca CCAP 1448/3 DNA segment encodes these proteins:
- a CDS encoding DUF6932 family protein codes for MSLFLPFTKDGYLYPGIYYLSWADFLSRFGTNYQRRTLLEGLYSALTLLAQAGCKEVYIGGSFVTV; via the coding sequence GTGTCATTATTCCTGCCATTTACTAAGGATGGATATCTTTATCCTGGTATTTATTATCTGAGTTGGGCAGATTTTCTGAGCAGGTTTGGTACGAATTACCAGAGACGAACATTATTGGAGGGATTATATTCAGCGCTAACATTACTTGCTCAAGCTGGATGCAAAGAAGTTTATATCGGCGGTAGTTTTGTTACTGTTTAA